From Actinopolyspora lacussalsi, a single genomic window includes:
- a CDS encoding MFS family permease (product_source=COG0477; cath_funfam=1.20.1250.20; cog=COG0477; pfam=PF07690; superfamily=103473; transmembrane_helix_parts=Inside_1_24,TMhelix_25_47,Outside_48_56,TMhelix_57_79,Inside_80_91,TMhelix_92_114,Outside_115_123,TMhelix_124_142,Inside_143_154,TMhelix_155_177,Outside_178_180,TMhelix_181_203,Inside_204_209,TMhelix_210_232,Outside_233_241,TMhelix_242_261,Inside_262_280,TMhelix_281_303,Outside_304_315,TMhelix_316_338,Inside_339_344,TMhelix_345_367,Outside_368_371,TMhelix_372_394,Inside_395_452,TMhelix_453_475,Outside_476_483) has translation MTTGSGHEDAPTAGRAECRTPRTRAAFSLLAATQLVLIMAITMLAVVLPRVEAELGLSAGRLTLVNAAYGLSFSGLLLLGGRAADLYGPRRLFTTGLVLFGAASITAGVAPGFWTLTISRFLQGAGAALAAPAAVALVGVVFPEPRRRARALAAWGGLSPLGAAAGVLSSGVIAGWVSWRWVFAVPVLAAVLVLALTSSLLPADGRTVRGGLDVGGAVLATAGLTALSYGLVHAAERSWFSLPVLGPLTAGVVLVTSFVLAERKAADPLLPPAFLGSGRRVGALWVILVGATAISTVLMLLSLYFQQVKGMSPLGTAAAFLPFSLLLLLTGLIVTRLVNRFGPRVVAVVGSLLAAGGAALLGGTTAGGPYAGALLAGLLVLPVGISMMFSGATVRVLSAGSEERAGLAGSLVNTAMETGPTAGLALLVSLATTRTDSLLAEGAAPRVAETSGYSFAFDTAALVLLGTAAVALWTLRGTGGRDQ, from the coding sequence ATGACCACCGGATCCGGGCACGAGGACGCGCCCACGGCGGGCCGAGCGGAATGCCGTACGCCACGTACGAGAGCGGCCTTTTCGCTGCTGGCCGCGACGCAGCTCGTGCTCATCATGGCGATCACCATGCTCGCGGTGGTCCTGCCGCGCGTCGAGGCGGAACTGGGGCTCTCGGCGGGCCGCCTGACCCTGGTCAACGCCGCCTACGGCCTGTCCTTCAGCGGGCTGTTGCTGCTGGGAGGCCGGGCCGCGGATCTCTACGGCCCTCGGCGACTGTTCACCACGGGGCTCGTGCTGTTCGGTGCCGCCTCCATCACGGCTGGTGTGGCGCCCGGGTTCTGGACACTGACGATCAGCAGATTCCTGCAGGGAGCGGGCGCGGCACTGGCGGCACCGGCAGCGGTGGCGCTGGTCGGGGTCGTGTTCCCCGAACCGCGTCGCCGTGCCCGGGCCTTGGCGGCGTGGGGTGGGCTTTCCCCGCTCGGAGCGGCGGCGGGCGTGCTGTCCTCCGGCGTGATCGCCGGCTGGGTGTCGTGGCGTTGGGTGTTCGCGGTGCCGGTGCTCGCCGCCGTACTGGTGTTGGCGCTGACCAGCTCGTTACTACCCGCCGACGGGCGGACCGTGCGGGGCGGTCTCGACGTCGGGGGCGCGGTTCTGGCGACCGCGGGGCTGACCGCGCTCAGCTACGGCCTGGTCCACGCGGCGGAGCGATCCTGGTTCTCGCTGCCGGTGCTCGGCCCGCTCACGGCGGGTGTGGTGTTGGTGACGTCCTTCGTCCTCGCGGAGCGGAAAGCGGCCGACCCGTTGCTGCCGCCGGCGTTTCTGGGCTCGGGGCGCCGAGTGGGCGCCCTGTGGGTGATCCTGGTCGGTGCCACCGCGATCTCGACCGTTCTCATGCTGCTGTCGTTGTACTTCCAACAGGTGAAGGGGATGTCTCCGCTCGGCACGGCTGCCGCGTTCCTGCCGTTCAGCCTGCTGTTGTTGCTCACCGGGCTCATCGTGACGCGGTTGGTCAACCGGTTCGGGCCGCGCGTCGTCGCGGTCGTCGGTTCGCTGCTCGCCGCCGGAGGGGCGGCACTGCTCGGCGGCACGACGGCGGGCGGACCGTACGCGGGTGCTTTGCTGGCCGGGCTGCTGGTCCTGCCGGTCGGGATCAGCATGATGTTCTCCGGTGCGACGGTCCGGGTCCTCTCAGCGGGGAGCGAGGAGCGGGCCGGCCTCGCGGGCAGTCTGGTCAACACCGCCATGGAGACCGGTCCGACCGCCGGGTTGGCGCTGTTGGTCTCGCTGGCCACCACCCGCACCGACTCGCTGCTCGCCGAGGGGGCAGCGCCGCGTGTCGCCGAGACGTCCGGGTACTCCTTCGCGTTCGACACGGCCGCGCTGGTCCTGCTCGGCACGGCGGCGGTGGCACTGTGGACACTCCGCGGGACCGGAGGTCGGGATCAGTAG